TGGGCGATCGCCTTGCGGCCGATGTCGTGGGGTGTCGACCAGTCCAGCCGGAAGTGGCGGTCCTGCACCAGCATGTCGGTCGATACCACGGCGCGGCCGTCGCCCGCCGCCACCAGTGCCGCGTCGTCACCCGGCCCGAGCACCACGGCATCGGGCTGTCGGCGGCCGGCCACCAGGCGGTCGATGACGGCGAACTCGCCGAATTGCTGCAGCGTCGATTCGTCCCGCACGACACCCACGATAATTGGCCATCGGGGTGAGCTGAGGTGATAGTGATGTGGGGACAGGAGGTGGCCGCGGTGGCAACCGGATCGGACGCCGACGGCGCGCCGCCGCGCGCGGTGATCATCGTCGCGGTCGCGCTGGCCGTCGCGACCATCGGGGTGATCCTGGCGATCGCGGCCACCCGTGAGGCTCCCCCGCAACCGGTCGCCGTCGCGGGCGTCCCGGCGCCGCAGGCCGAAAGCCCCGCGTGCCGGGCGCTGATGGACGCACTGCCGCCGCGCCTGGGCGATTACCAGCGGGCGGTGCTCGAGCAGCCCGAACCGGCGGGCGCGGCGGCCTGGCGGACCGGTCGCGGCAGCGACCCGGTGGTGCTGCGCTGCGGGCTGGACCGCCCGGGCGAGTTCGTCGTCGGCTCCCCGCTCCAGGTGGTCGACCGGGTGCAGTGGTTCCAGGTGCGCTCCGAACAGCAATCCGCCGGGGACGCCGGCAGATCCACCTGGTACGCGGTGGATCGCCCGGTCTACGTGGCGCTCACGCTGCCCACCGGGTCAGGACCGGCGCCGATCCAGCGCCTCTCCGAGGTGATCGAGCAGCGCATCCCCGTCGCGCCCATCAACCCCGGGCCGGCCCGCTAGCGCAATGGTGGCGACCCCCCGCTAGCGCAGGCCTACCCCGCG
The sequence above is drawn from the Mycobacterium marseillense genome and encodes:
- a CDS encoding DUF3515 domain-containing protein; its protein translation is MWGQEVAAVATGSDADGAPPRAVIIVAVALAVATIGVILAIAATREAPPQPVAVAGVPAPQAESPACRALMDALPPRLGDYQRAVLEQPEPAGAAAWRTGRGSDPVVLRCGLDRPGEFVVGSPLQVVDRVQWFQVRSEQQSAGDAGRSTWYAVDRPVYVALTLPTGSGPAPIQRLSEVIEQRIPVAPINPGPAR